The Sphingomonas sanxanigenens DSM 19645 = NX02 genome includes a region encoding these proteins:
- a CDS encoding capsular biosynthesis protein, whose product MLGERLRARGCAVHRINLNGGDRYDWPEGAVDYRGRRSRWSLFVNQFMRDHRITDLLLFGDCRPMHVAATGMAKLRGINVHVLEEGYIRPDWMTLEPDGVNGRSTLSRDPRWFLQQAAMLPPVPSLPSITASFKRRAHDSYWYYHHVVTGKLRFPFYRPHRPGSIVAEGLGWLAKFARAKRRARQSKRTQEAVAGKRYFLFPLQLTSDYQIRAHSPFDDMATAVEYVLENFARHAPADTLLLVKEHPLDSSFFNWRRFLARKALALGCEHRVLHIDGGDLGELSHGSSGMVCVNSTSGTLALGAGIPVMVLGEAIYALRGVTHQAGLDRFWIAPQEPDSRVYGAFKQVLHARCLVRGGLASKSAIDILIDSIEERLFGDWQHAVQRSA is encoded by the coding sequence ATGCTGGGCGAGCGCCTGCGCGCGCGCGGCTGCGCCGTGCACCGGATCAATCTGAACGGAGGCGATCGCTACGACTGGCCGGAGGGCGCGGTCGATTATCGCGGCCGACGCTCGCGCTGGTCGCTGTTCGTCAACCAGTTCATGCGCGATCATCGCATCACCGATCTGTTGCTGTTCGGCGATTGCCGACCGATGCACGTGGCGGCGACCGGCATGGCGAAGCTTCGCGGCATCAACGTTCATGTGCTCGAGGAAGGCTATATCCGGCCCGACTGGATGACGCTGGAGCCCGACGGCGTGAACGGCCGCTCGACCCTGTCGCGCGATCCGCGCTGGTTCCTCCAGCAGGCGGCCATGCTGCCGCCGGTGCCGAGCCTGCCGTCGATCACCGCCAGTTTCAAACGCAGGGCGCATGACAGCTACTGGTATTATCACCATGTGGTGACGGGAAAGCTGCGCTTTCCCTTCTATCGACCGCACCGGCCGGGCTCGATCGTTGCCGAAGGGTTGGGATGGCTCGCCAAGTTCGCGCGCGCCAAGCGCCGCGCGCGCCAGTCAAAACGAACTCAGGAAGCGGTCGCCGGAAAGCGCTACTTCTTGTTCCCGCTGCAACTGACTTCCGATTATCAGATCCGCGCGCACTCGCCGTTCGACGACATGGCGACGGCTGTCGAATATGTTCTGGAGAATTTCGCGCGCCATGCTCCGGCTGATACGCTGCTTTTGGTGAAGGAGCATCCGCTTGATTCCTCCTTCTTCAACTGGCGGCGGTTCCTAGCGCGCAAGGCGCTTGCGCTGGGCTGCGAGCATCGCGTGCTGCACATTGATGGCGGAGACCTTGGGGAACTGTCCCATGGATCGTCTGGCATGGTTTGCGTGAACAGCACTTCGGGTACCCTCGCGCTGGGCGCAGGCATCCCCGTAATGGTGCTTGGCGAGGCGATCTACGCCCTGCGTGGCGTGACGCATCAGGCAGGTCTTGATCGCTTCTGGATCGCTCCGCAGGAGCCCGATTCCCGCGTCTATGGCGCGTTCAAACAGGTGCTGCATGCGCGCTGTCTGGTGCGTGGCGGACTCGCAAGTAAATCGGCGATCGATATCCTTATCGATTCGATTGAGGAGCGTCTGTTCGGAGACTGGCAGCATGCTGTGCAGCGCTCAGCCTGA